One stretch of Candidatus Dependentiae bacterium DNA includes these proteins:
- a CDS encoding 50S ribosomal protein L27, producing the protein MATSKTGGSTSNGRDSRSQRLGCKRFGGQMVKAGEILIRQRGTKFHAGTNVNRGGDDTLYAIASGRVCFNTGFKGRQFVSIESTDCE; encoded by the coding sequence ATGGCAACAAGTAAAACTGGTGGTTCAACCTCCAACGGTCGTGATAGTCGCAGTCAACGACTAGGCTGTAAGCGTTTTGGCGGTCAAATGGTTAAAGCTGGCGAGATTCTTATTCGTCAACGTGGAACCAAATTTCACGCAGGAACAAATGTAAATCGTGGCGGTGATGATACGCTCTATGCTATTGCTTCTGGCCGTGTATGTTTTAACACTGGATTTAAAGGACGTCAGTTTGTTTCGAT
- a CDS encoding FAD-dependent oxidoreductase — protein MKIFLIKTILLGSVMIGLCCAKNSENTDGRVSVAVVGAGIAGLTAAYYLEKAGVDVCVYEARNRVGGRILTAIINGSVTELGGYNIADGGEALHLRALASELEISFENEKYFLGANFFNGEKLVPFSELCRVPDVAQADLYEHLKKIASQSKSMKDVVGQLFEEGSDSYRLLRMRLMGYEGAALEDLSSNYVETLYYMLQGGVAAAHKFDEEKQSIDRVFIKTGNATLPVKIAEKLGDRVNLGCELISIDRDDTNRYVLKFKNEKVVKADYVVLAIPPSIYSKISFSEDVIPTDRLAEISSIKLGENAKIVMPFDVEKLKTDFTVNDTTLVCHAGADNLLLAYQCGEKSFFDKQSFNGFDFDGKVLLEQATQGSVVIPTRAVCAKDEQFASYEDVIVGKSWPADPYACGSYAYVSPGQENYFLTSAESFDKGLYEKFDRIAGLGDHVFAFASHGKIYFAGEHASILREVPGTMEAACESGVRIALAIQSLFDWEIRFNKSLSERRCVCLLGEAR, from the coding sequence ATGAAAATTTTTTTAATAAAAACAATACTTTTGGGGAGTGTGATGATCGGTTTGTGTTGCGCAAAGAATAGTGAAAATACTGACGGCAGGGTAAGCGTTGCGGTGGTTGGTGCTGGAATTGCTGGACTTACGGCTGCATATTATTTGGAAAAAGCAGGAGTTGATGTTTGTGTCTATGAAGCGCGAAATCGAGTTGGTGGTAGAATCTTAACGGCTATCATAAATGGATCGGTAACAGAGCTGGGCGGTTACAACATCGCCGATGGAGGCGAGGCGCTTCATTTGCGCGCCCTGGCAAGTGAGTTGGAAATTTCTTTTGAGAATGAAAAATATTTTCTTGGCGCCAATTTTTTTAATGGAGAAAAGTTGGTTCCTTTTTCTGAGTTGTGTAGAGTGCCTGATGTTGCACAAGCTGATTTGTACGAGCATCTTAAAAAAATTGCTTCTCAGTCTAAATCTATGAAAGATGTTGTTGGACAACTCTTTGAAGAGGGTTCGGATTCGTATCGCTTGCTACGCATGCGCTTAATGGGGTATGAGGGTGCAGCCCTTGAAGACTTATCATCAAATTATGTTGAAACATTATATTACATGCTGCAGGGTGGGGTTGCTGCTGCACATAAATTTGATGAAGAAAAACAATCAATAGATCGCGTTTTTATTAAGACTGGAAACGCAACATTGCCAGTTAAAATAGCAGAAAAACTTGGCGATAGGGTTAATCTGGGGTGTGAGCTGATATCGATAGATCGAGATGATACAAATCGATACGTTTTGAAGTTTAAAAATGAAAAAGTCGTTAAAGCTGACTATGTGGTTTTGGCAATTCCACCATCAATCTATTCAAAAATTTCTTTTTCAGAAGATGTTATTCCGACCGATCGATTGGCTGAAATTTCCTCGATTAAACTCGGGGAAAATGCAAAAATTGTTATGCCGTTTGATGTTGAAAAACTTAAGACGGATTTTACGGTGAATGATACAACTTTAGTGTGTCATGCAGGAGCTGATAATTTATTATTGGCGTATCAATGTGGCGAAAAAAGTTTTTTTGATAAGCAATCGTTTAATGGATTTGATTTTGACGGAAAGGTTCTTTTAGAGCAGGCCACGCAAGGTTCTGTTGTGATTCCTACACGAGCTGTTTGTGCGAAAGATGAGCAATTTGCATCGTATGAAGATGTGATTGTTGGAAAAAGTTGGCCAGCTGATCCGTATGCGTGCGGTTCGTACGCATACGTTTCTCCGGGGCAAGAAAATTATTTTTTAACTTCAGCAGAGTCTTTTGATAAGGGTTTGTACGAAAAATTTGATCGCATTGCTGGACTTGGTGATCATGTATTTGCGTTTGCCTCGCATGGAAAAATTTATTTTGCAGGTGAGCATGCGTCAATATTGCGAGAGGTTCCGGGTACGATGGAGGCAGCGTGTGAGTCTGGAGTGAGGATTGCTTTGGCGATTCAGTCACTCTTTGATTGGGAAATACGTTTTAATAAGAGTTTATCAGAGCGTCGCTGCGTTTGTTTACTCGGTGAAGCTAGATAG